From a region of the Triticum aestivum cultivar Chinese Spring chromosome 7D, IWGSC CS RefSeq v2.1, whole genome shotgun sequence genome:
- the LOC123167306 gene encoding uncharacterized protein isoform X1 — MATEAGHPAWFLTAAEGYVGDRSNERTATGFTRKGLSIKASFFPNRPPQPSKLWVHCQEAVHVDTPRVLCIAGDLILFRVDISDCVPDSRFSMRQDCDYFIYRADPNLPVLTLLTEMRSRCFEDRGWYSSPWSQALHHRCAGSSSSQAPQFPAPFVSLRDIELDHHGAACGGATAGPRL; from the coding sequence ATGGCAACCGAGGCCGGCCACCCTGCCTGGTTCCTCACTGCCGCCGAAGGCTACGTCGGCGACCGGTCCAACGAGCGGACCGCCACAGGCTTCACGAGGAAGGGCCTGAGCATCAAGGCGTCCTTTTTCCCCAACCGCCCGCCTCAACCATCCAAGCTGTGGGTGCACTGCCAGGAGGCCGTGCACGTCGACACCCCCCGTGTCCTCTGCATCGCCGGCGACCTGATCCTCTTCCGGGTCGACATCTCCGATTGTGTCCCAGACAGCCGTTTCTCGATGCGGCAGGATTGCGACTATTTCATCTACCGTGCTGACCCCAATTTGCCAGTGCTCACGCTCCTCACCGAGATGCGCAGCCGATGTTTTGAAGACAGAGGTTGGTATTCTTCCCCGTGGTCTCAAGCACTACACCATCGCTGCGCTGGTTCCTCATCCTCTCAAGCTCCACAATTTCCAGCTCCATTTGTTTCACTCCGAGACATTGAGCTGGACCACCATGGCGCTGCCTGTGGCGGAGCCACAGCAGGACCTCGATTGTGA
- the LOC123167306 gene encoding uncharacterized protein isoform X2, with the protein MATEAGHPAWFLTAAEGYVGDRSNERTATGFTRKGLSIKASFFPNRPPQPSKLWVHCQEAVHVDTPRVLCIAGDLILFRVDISDCVPDSRFSMRQDCDYFIYRADPNLPVLTLLTEMRSRCFEDRAPFVSLRDIELDHHGAACGGATAGPRL; encoded by the exons ATGGCAACCGAGGCCGGCCACCCTGCCTGGTTCCTCACTGCCGCCGAAGGCTACGTCGGCGACCGGTCCAACGAGCGGACCGCCACAGGCTTCACGAGGAAGGGCCTGAGCATCAAGGCGTCCTTTTTCCCCAACCGCCCGCCTCAACCATCCAAGCTGTGGGTGCACTGCCAGGAGGCCGTGCACGTCGACACCCCCCGTGTCCTCTGCATCGCCGGCGACCTGATCCTCTTCCGGGTCGACATCTCCGATTGTGTCCCAGACAGCCGTTTCTCGATGCGGCAGGATTGCGACTATTTCATCTACCGTGCTGACCCCAATTTGCCAGTGCTCACGCTCCTCACCGAGATGCGCAGCCGATGTTTTGAAGACAGAG CTCCATTTGTTTCACTCCGAGACATTGAGCTGGACCACCATGGCGCTGCCTGTGGCGGAGCCACAGCAGGACCTCGATTGTGA